A genomic region of Leptolyngbya sp. FACHB-261 contains the following coding sequences:
- a CDS encoding HU family DNA-binding protein, protein MADLNRQDLVRNMVDQVDGLSHSLASASLDALITTLTDALSQHKSVTLSGFGTFRVRYRRPRSGIHPRTREPLTIPGAYVPAFVPGPTLCQRLQSSNPQPLPSDPL, encoded by the coding sequence ATGGCAGACCTCAACCGCCAAGATCTGGTTCGTAACATGGTTGATCAGGTTGATGGGCTGAGCCACTCCCTTGCCTCAGCTAGCCTCGATGCCCTGATCACCACTCTGACAGATGCCCTCAGCCAGCACAAAAGCGTAACCTTAAGCGGCTTTGGCACTTTTAGGGTGCGCTACCGACGGCCCCGTTCCGGCATTCATCCTCGGACCCGTGAGCCCCTGACCATTCCAGGTGCTTACGTCCCTGCGTTTGTCCCCGGACCCACGCTCTGTCAACGACTCCAATCCTCCAATCCTCAACCCCTGCCTTCTGATCCCCTATGA
- a CDS encoding tetratricopeptide repeat protein, translating into MTNRGKLTEAIATYKKVAQSNPNSVEAYLRLGNSLEIQGNLGEAIRAYNRALQLNPKLGEAHIKLGNVLEEQGNLADAVKAYKRAIKCKPNDVIALTVLGHALRKQGNLTAAVEAYKRATKIDAKQVDAFVGMGTALIELGSMAKAVKAFKAAVQLNPNDAESYLNLGVALEDQGELVEAIAVYERAIQLDPNNIDAYNNLGIALETQGNFSRAITTFNKALQLSPDDAEVYYNLALAFYNQGNLTQAIATLNKVVQLNPLDAEAYAQLGVALNKQGNPTEATAALNRAVHIKPDSAEIYWKLGTVLNQQGQKPEALAALKKARELYRAEGELDTVDELDQLMQRLPASWG; encoded by the coding sequence GTTGAAGCTTATTTGCGCTTAGGCAATTCCCTGGAAATTCAGGGCAATCTGGGCGAAGCGATCCGAGCGTACAATCGAGCCCTGCAACTCAATCCGAAGCTAGGCGAAGCTCACATAAAGCTAGGCAATGTTCTAGAAGAGCAGGGCAACCTGGCGGATGCAGTTAAGGCTTACAAGAGAGCCATTAAGTGCAAACCCAATGATGTGATTGCCCTGACTGTTTTAGGTCACGCACTGCGCAAGCAAGGCAACTTGACTGCTGCGGTGGAAGCCTATAAACGAGCGACCAAAATCGATGCCAAGCAGGTTGATGCCTTTGTGGGTATGGGAACCGCACTCATCGAACTGGGTAGCATGGCCAAGGCAGTGAAAGCCTTTAAAGCAGCAGTTCAGCTCAACCCCAACGATGCCGAATCCTATCTGAATCTGGGCGTTGCCTTAGAAGATCAGGGTGAATTAGTTGAGGCGATTGCGGTGTACGAACGGGCGATTCAACTCGACCCCAACAACATCGATGCTTACAACAATTTAGGCATTGCTTTAGAGACTCAGGGCAACTTTTCTAGAGCAATTACCACCTTTAATAAGGCGCTCCAACTCAGCCCAGATGATGCTGAGGTGTACTACAACCTGGCATTAGCATTCTATAACCAGGGCAATCTGACTCAGGCGATTGCCACCCTCAACAAAGTGGTTCAACTGAACCCGTTGGATGCAGAAGCTTATGCTCAGTTGGGCGTGGCTCTGAACAAGCAGGGCAATCCGACTGAGGCCACGGCTGCGCTTAACCGAGCGGTTCATATTAAGCCGGATAGCGCGGAGATCTACTGGAAGCTCGGCACGGTCTTGAACCAGCAGGGCCAAAAGCCTGAAGCCTTGGCTGCTCTTAAGAAGGCCAGAGAACTTTACCGCGCCGAGGGTGAACTAGACACAGTCGATGAACTCGACCAGCTGATGCAACGGCTGCCGGCTAGTTGGGGCTGA
- the panB gene encoding 3-methyl-2-oxobutanoate hydroxymethyltransferase, with product MPINIHHFERCKQQGKPIVALTAWEFSSAQVLDQCGVDLLLVGDSLAMVALGYTSTLPITLDEILHHAKAVRRAVTQAFLVVDLPFLSYQESPQQAMHSAGRALKEAEAQAVKLEGGHTEIVQTVRYLVQMGVPVMGHIGLTPQSVNQVGGYRKQGTDAESQSRLLNEAKALEEAGAFSIVLEHMPPELAQQISRTLAIPTIGIGAGPHCDGQVLVTHDLLGLSEWRPPFARAYANLRETMTDAVKRFSDDVRERRFPG from the coding sequence ATGCCTATCAACATCCACCATTTCGAGCGCTGCAAGCAGCAAGGGAAACCGATCGTTGCCCTCACCGCTTGGGAGTTCTCCTCTGCTCAAGTGCTCGACCAGTGTGGCGTCGATTTGCTGCTGGTTGGCGACAGTCTGGCAATGGTCGCCCTCGGCTACACCTCAACCCTGCCGATCACCTTGGATGAGATCCTCCACCATGCCAAAGCCGTACGTCGGGCCGTAACTCAAGCCTTCCTGGTCGTCGATCTCCCCTTCCTCAGTTACCAGGAAAGCCCCCAACAGGCCATGCACTCCGCCGGACGTGCTCTCAAAGAAGCCGAAGCACAAGCCGTCAAGCTAGAAGGCGGACACACCGAGATCGTGCAAACCGTTCGCTACTTGGTGCAAATGGGCGTCCCGGTCATGGGCCACATCGGGCTTACACCTCAGTCCGTAAATCAGGTCGGCGGCTATCGCAAACAGGGCACCGATGCCGAGTCGCAATCGCGCCTGCTCAATGAAGCCAAAGCCCTAGAGGAAGCTGGTGCCTTTTCTATTGTCCTGGAACACATGCCCCCAGAACTGGCCCAGCAGATCTCGCGGACCCTCGCCATTCCCACCATCGGCATCGGTGCCGGTCCTCACTGCGATGGCCAGGTATTAGTCACCCACGACCTGCTGGGCCTATCGGAGTGGCGTCCCCCCTTCGCCAGGGCTTACGCCAACCTGCGCGAAACCATGACCGACGCCGTTAAGCGCTTTAGCGATGATGTTCGCGAACGCCGCTTTCCTGGCTAG